In Clostridia bacterium, the genomic stretch GACATGGCGGCAGGGACGGGGGAGTGCGGGGGCCGATCAACCTGCGGGAGAAAAAGGTGGTCCTATCCATTGCCCAATATCTAGAGGATCACCTTTTGGAGCTAGGAGCCAAACCAGTGTTAACCCGCCGGGACGACCGTCTAGTGCCGCAGGCGGAGCGGATGGCGCTGGCGGCCCGTACTAGGCCGGCGGCGGCAATAAGTCTGCATACTGGTCAAGCTCCCAGCCCACGAGCCCGGGGAGTGCGGACCATGCATCCGCCTACAGCGCCCAGCCGGGACCTGGCCCAAGCAGTCCATCAGGCCATCTTAAAGAAAATGAGGCTCCCGGACCGGCGCTGCACCCCCCAGTCCGGTTTGCCCTGGCCCCGGCAGATCCCGGCTGCTCACATTGAAACCGTATGCCTGACCAACGGGCTGGATGAGGCTCTGCTGCGCAGCCCGGTCTTCAAGTCCCGCCTGGCTCGAGCCATTGCCAACGGGGTGGTGGATTATCTCAGCCAGATCCAAAGAGCACAAGCGAAAGGAGGCAGCTAAGTGCCTTTGGTGCCTGTGCCTCTGCGCACCCATATAATAACTGCCCAGGACGATATCGCTGATGTGGCCCGGCGCTATTGCCACCGTATTGCTGCGGCGGGAGACGTGCTGGCCATTTCAGAAACGGTAGTAGCTATTACCCAGGGGCGAGCCATCTTGCCGGAGATGGTACGCCCCCGATTGCTGGCGCGATTTTTGTGCCGCTTCCCCGATAAAGATGGCAGCCTGGCTACGCCGGCGGCTATGGAGCTGGCCTTCCGAGAGGTGGGCACCAAGCGTATTCTCAAGGGGGCGATTGCTGCCGCCTGGGGTCGCTTAACTGGCAAGCGGGGCCGGTTTTTTCAAGTGGCCGGCCAAGAATTAGCCCTGTTCGACGATATTGCCGGTACCATGGCGCCCTTTGACCGGCACATAGTCATGGGGCCCAAGAATCCCAACCAAGTGGCCCGGCAGGTAAAAGAAGTTGTAGGCATCGATGTTTGCATCACCGATGTCAACGACCGCGGTTGTGTGGATGTCCTGGGGCTAGCAACCGACCTGGAGGACCCTCAGGCTATTGATGCCCTTAAGCATGAAATTGAAGCTGCCTTAAAGACCAATCCCGGCGGCAACGATGATGAACAAACGCC encodes the following:
- a CDS encoding N-acetylmuramoyl-L-alanine amidase, which gives rise to MQALVTNLASRLEAYHPFNCPKSSVIVVESTASPSDTEIRQSGKQMIMSLADLKLNAPEETIFVYDGLINYFQVLANQRAVVIKINLRCPTLYRLEETPGLPFRTRLYLDRSPLRKIVAGQTILVDPGHGGRDGGVRGPINLREKKVVLSIAQYLEDHLLELGAKPVLTRRDDRLVPQAERMALAARTRPAAAISLHTGQAPSPRARGVRTMHPPTAPSRDLAQAVHQAILKKMRLPDRRCTPQSGLPWPRQIPAAHIETVCLTNGLDEALLRSPVFKSRLARAIANGVVDYLSQIQRAQAKGGS
- a CDS encoding F420-0:Gamma-glutamyl ligase, whose product is MPLVPVPLRTHIITAQDDIADVARRYCHRIAAAGDVLAISETVVAITQGRAILPEMVRPRLLARFLCRFPDKDGSLATPAAMELAFREVGTKRILKGAIAAAWGRLTGKRGRFFQVAGQELALFDDIAGTMAPFDRHIVMGPKNPNQVARQVKEVVGIDVCITDVNDRGCVDVLGLATDLEDPQAIDALKHEIEAALKTNPGGNDDEQTP